In Tachysurus fulvidraco isolate hzauxx_2018 chromosome 11, HZAU_PFXX_2.0, whole genome shotgun sequence, one DNA window encodes the following:
- the LOC113649430 gene encoding olfactory receptor 2AT4-like, protein MLGKNETFVKDFFIVGFPGLPPNYYAFVSAVMFFVYVCILIGNGFFLLLFATNKNLQKPMYFIYISLVLSDVLFSTSTLPKIIARYWFQDGTISFAACFFQMYLVHYFGVVNSYTLAVMAIDRYIAVCYPFRYHTIMSNRNILILSIVVWVSAHISIIMMVVRAFPLPYCGANTIVHCYCDHVSITRLACTDRTLYSFPAFVYAMVVLLGSLAIIVFSYSCIILAVLKISSAHGRLKTFSTCSSQLIIIALFFLPRCFNYLAAYAGIIFNADLQIAIIMLYSLIPPMINPLIYSLKTEEVKKILIRKF, encoded by the coding sequence ATGTTAGGCAAAAACGAGACCTTTGTGAAGGACTTTTTCATTGTTGGATTTCCTGGACTTCCTCCTAACTACTATGCCTTTGTGTCTGCAGTTATGTTCTTTGTTTATGTGTGCATCTTAATAGGGAAtggattttttcttcttttatttgcaacaaacaaaaatctccaGAAAcccatgtattttatttatataagtcTTGTGCTTTCTGATGTATTGTTTAGTACAAGCACATTACCAAAGATCATTGCTAGATACTGGTTCCAAGATGGGACAATTTCATTTGCAGCTTGTTTTTTTCAGATGTACTTAGTGCATTATTTTGGTGTGGTCAATTCATACACATTAGCCGTAATGGCCATAGATCGATATATTGCAGTTTGCTACCCCTTTCGTTACCATACTATAATGtcaaatagaaatatattaatTCTGTCTATCGTAGTCTGGGTTTCTGCTCATATTAGTATTATAATGATGGTTGTTCGAGCTTTCCCCCTCCCTTACTGTGGTGCCAACACCATTGTACACTGCTATTGTGATCATGTATCTATTACTCGACTTGCATGCACTGACAGGACACTCTATAGCTTTCCAGCTTTTGTTTATGCCATGGTAGTATTGCTGGGATCTCTTGCCATTATTGTGTTCTCCTACTCTTGCATTATTTTAGCTGTCCTAAAAATATCAAGTGCACATGGGCGGCTAAAGACTTTTTCTACATGTAGTTCTCAACTCATTATAATTGCGCTATTTTTCTTACCAAGGTGTTTTAATTACTTGGCTGCCTATGCAGGTATAATATTTAATGCTGATTTGCAAATAGCTATCATTATGTTGTATAGTCTTATACCTCCAATGATCAATCCTTTAATATACAGTCTAAAAACAGAAGAAGTTAAGAAAATTTTGATAAGGAaattttaa
- the LOC113649439 gene encoding olfactory receptor 2AT4-like, protein MSGKNETFVKDFFIVGFPGLHPNYYAFVSVFMFFVYVCILLGNGFFLLLFAKNKNLQKPMYFIYISLMLSDVLFSTCTLPKIIARYWFHDGTISFAACFFQMYLVHYFGVVSSYTLAVMAIDRYIAVCFPFHYHTLLSSRNILILSILVWVFAHPCSIMMVVRAFPLPYCGANTIVHCYCDHVSITRLACTDRTLYSFPAFVYAMVVLLGSLAIIVFSYSCIILAVLKISSAHGRLKTFSTCSSQLIIIALFFLPRCFNYLAAYAGIIFNADLQITIIMLYSLLPPMINPLIYSLKTEEVKKILTGNFNKGQSSLS, encoded by the coding sequence tgtctgtatttatgttCTTTGTTTATGTGTGCATCTTGTTAGGGAAtggattttttcttcttttgtttgcaaaaaacaaaaatctccaGAAAcccatgtattttatttatataagtcTCATGCTTTCTGATGTATTGTTTAGTACATGCACATTACCAAAGATCATTGCTCGATACTGGTTCCATGATGGGACAATTTCATTTGCAGCTTGTTTTTTTCAGATGTACTTGGTGCATTATTTTGGTGTGGTCAGTTCATACACACTAGCTGTAATGGCCATAGATCGATATATTGCAGTCTGCTTCCCTTTTCATTATCATACGCTTTTGTCAAGCAGGAATATATTAATTCTCAGCATTTTGGTCTGGGTTTTTGCTCATCCTTGCAGTATAATGATGGTTGTTCGAGCTTTCCCCCTCCCTTACTGTGGTGCCAATACCATTGTACACTGCTATTGTGATCATGTATCTATTACTCGACTTGCATGCACTGACAGGACTCTCTATAGTTTTCCAGCTTTTGTTTATGCCATGGTAGTATTGTTGGGATCTCTTGCCATTATCGTGTTCTCCTACTCTTGCATTATTTTAGCTGTTCTAAAAATATCAAGTGCACATGGGCGGCTAAAGACTTTTTCTACATGTAGTTCTCAACTCATTATAATTGCACTCTTTTTCTTACCAAGGTGTTTTAATTACTTGGCTGCCTATGCAGGTATAATATTTAATGCTGATTTGCAAATCACCATAATTATGTTGTATAGCCTTCTACCTCCAATGATCAATCCTTTAATATATAGTCTAAAAACAGAAGAAGTTAAGAAAATCTTGACAGGAAATTTTAATAAAGGCCAAAGTAGCCTTAGCTGA